One Terriglobales bacterium DNA segment encodes these proteins:
- a CDS encoding acetyl ornithine aminotransferase family protein encodes MPTETMSRPAGAAKSALPKIKTELPGPNAKRIIADDDRLISPSYTRSYPLVAKRGRGAIIEDVDGNEFLDFSAGIAVTSTGHCHPDVVAAIQRQAGELIHMSGTDFYYESMTQLAQRLSRIAPMAGPHKFYFGNSGTEAVECALKLARYHTKRQGAIAFYGAFHGRTMGSLSLTASKPQQRRRFAPLVPGVTHVPYPYTYRFGEGKTEREYGLACAKFIEERLFKTTVPPEDVAAVFVEPIQGEGGYVPAPPEFLRELRRICDEHGILLVADEVQSGAGRTGKWWAIQHAGVEPDIVCIAKGIASGMPLGITMSRASVMDWVPGSHASTFGGNPVAIAAALASMDVIEREGLQNAAAVGEKLKQRMSTWVQKYSMVGDVRGKGLMLAVEIVKDKQSKVPVSKVRDSIVEMAFENGVLLLGCGESSIRLSPPLIVTQEQGDYALDVLEKCISQLGS; translated from the coding sequence ATGCCAACAGAAACCATGAGCCGCCCGGCAGGCGCAGCAAAATCCGCGTTGCCTAAAATAAAGACCGAACTACCAGGTCCGAACGCGAAGCGCATCATCGCCGATGACGATCGCCTGATTTCGCCCAGTTACACCCGTTCCTATCCGCTGGTTGCGAAGCGTGGCCGCGGAGCGATCATCGAAGACGTCGACGGAAACGAATTCCTCGATTTCTCCGCGGGTATTGCCGTGACCTCCACCGGGCACTGTCATCCCGATGTTGTTGCTGCAATTCAGCGGCAGGCGGGCGAGCTGATCCACATGTCGGGCACCGACTTTTACTACGAATCCATGACGCAGCTTGCCCAGCGTCTAAGCCGAATCGCCCCGATGGCCGGCCCGCACAAGTTCTATTTTGGGAATTCTGGAACCGAGGCAGTGGAATGCGCGCTCAAGCTGGCGCGCTACCACACGAAACGTCAGGGTGCGATCGCCTTCTATGGCGCATTCCATGGACGCACCATGGGATCGCTCTCGCTAACCGCATCGAAGCCGCAACAGCGTCGTCGCTTTGCGCCGCTCGTTCCTGGCGTGACGCACGTTCCCTACCCTTATACCTATCGCTTCGGCGAGGGGAAGACCGAGCGCGAGTATGGTCTTGCCTGCGCAAAGTTCATCGAAGAGCGTTTGTTCAAGACCACGGTGCCGCCCGAGGATGTCGCCGCAGTCTTTGTCGAGCCGATCCAGGGAGAAGGTGGCTACGTGCCTGCGCCGCCGGAGTTCCTGCGCGAGCTGCGACGTATTTGCGACGAGCACGGAATCTTGCTGGTGGCCGACGAAGTGCAGTCCGGGGCCGGTCGCACTGGTAAGTGGTGGGCGATCCAGCACGCGGGAGTCGAGCCCGACATCGTCTGCATCGCCAAAGGCATTGCTTCGGGCATGCCGCTGGGAATTACGATGAGCCGTGCCAGTGTTATGGACTGGGTTCCCGGATCGCACGCCTCAACATTTGGCGGCAATCCTGTGGCGATCGCAGCTGCGCTGGCCAGCATGGATGTAATTGAGCGCGAAGGTTTACAGAACGCAGCCGCTGTAGGCGAGAAGTTGAAGCAGCGCATGTCCACCTGGGTGCAAAAGTACTCGATGGTCGGTGACGTTCGCGGCAAGGGACTCATGCTGGCCGTCGAGATCGTGAAGGACAAGCAAAGCAAGGTTCCGGTGTCGAAGGTGCGCGACAGCATCGTTGAAATGGCATTTGAGAATGGTGTGCTCCTGCTCGGCTGCGGCGAGAGTTCCATCCGGCTGTCACCTCCGCTCATCGTCACTCAAGAGCAGGGCGACTATGCGCTGGATGTGCTGGAGAAGTGTATTAGTCAGCTGGGATCCTGA
- a CDS encoding response regulator — protein MAENNYVILCVDDESAVLQPLGIMLQRRGFRVLSAKDGPSAIELFRQIKCDAVVLDYAMPGMSGGEVAKVLREEDQAVPIILHTGYKEIHDPLLANVTCTLPKGSLSFLITKLHDLLKIQDPALAEQEEAKATSDDSDSAHSAHVA, from the coding sequence ATGGCCGAGAACAACTACGTAATTCTGTGTGTGGACGACGAATCTGCTGTTCTTCAGCCACTGGGAATCATGCTGCAACGGCGCGGGTTTCGCGTGTTGAGCGCCAAAGATGGGCCTTCCGCTATTGAGCTGTTCCGCCAAATCAAATGCGATGCCGTGGTTCTGGACTACGCGATGCCAGGGATGTCGGGCGGCGAAGTCGCCAAAGTACTACGCGAAGAAGACCAGGCGGTTCCGATCATCCTTCATACGGGTTATAAAGAGATTCACGATCCACTGCTCGCGAATGTTACCTGCACTCTGCCAAAAGGAAGCCTGAGCTTCCTGATCACGAAATTGCACGATCTGCTCAAGATTCAGGATCCGGCACTGGCGGAGCAGGAAGAGGCGAAAGCCACGAGCGACGACTCGGATTCCGCGCATTCGGCCCACGTTGCCTGA
- a CDS encoding EamA family transporter: protein MATLTQVPVRERQEQNHRFRIGLSFGLVYLFWGSTYLAILIAVRHFPAPVLGSLRFLIAGALMLGWCLFSGKKIAITRGDSLRLLLVGVLLLVGGNTVLAWAEQYINSGIAAMIVAVVPIWIATVEALFGGDRLNRLGWAGLLLGIGGLLVLLWPDIVTGGAIGRRDLVASLGLMLGSLSWAVGSVLSRRFQLGVGPFAATGWEMMFAGGVNALLALSFGGFHRADWSRSGWLAVAYLVTFGSLVGFTAYIWLLEHVPTPKVATYAYVNPVVAVFLGWLLGGEHIDRYMLLGMVVIVAAVILVTSSKLRSGKLQPSQQASPCEAGAD, encoded by the coding sequence ATGGCTACCCTCACCCAAGTGCCGGTGCGCGAACGGCAGGAACAGAATCATCGCTTCCGCATTGGGTTGAGTTTTGGCCTGGTATACCTCTTTTGGGGATCAACTTACCTCGCGATTCTGATCGCTGTGCGGCATTTTCCGGCGCCCGTACTGGGTTCTTTGCGGTTCCTAATTGCGGGCGCCCTGATGCTGGGCTGGTGCCTTTTCAGCGGCAAGAAGATAGCGATCACTCGCGGAGATTCTCTGCGATTGTTGCTCGTGGGCGTGCTGCTCCTAGTCGGTGGCAACACCGTACTTGCCTGGGCGGAGCAATACATCAATAGCGGAATAGCCGCAATGATCGTAGCCGTAGTTCCAATTTGGATCGCAACGGTCGAAGCGCTGTTTGGCGGCGACCGACTCAATCGGCTCGGCTGGGCGGGCCTTCTGCTCGGAATCGGCGGGCTACTCGTTCTTCTTTGGCCAGACATCGTGACCGGCGGTGCAATTGGACGTAGGGACCTCGTCGCCTCGCTCGGTCTTATGCTTGGATCTTTGAGCTGGGCAGTGGGCTCGGTGCTGTCGCGGCGTTTCCAGCTCGGAGTAGGACCGTTCGCCGCAACTGGGTGGGAGATGATGTTTGCAGGCGGGGTGAATGCGCTTCTTGCTCTCTCCTTTGGCGGCTTCCATCGCGCAGACTGGTCTCGAAGCGGATGGCTCGCTGTGGCTTATCTGGTCACGTTCGGGTCTCTAGTGGGATTTACGGCCTATATCTGGCTGCTCGAGCATGTTCCTACGCCCAAAGTTGCTACATACGCTTATGTGAATCCTGTGGTTGCGGTATTTCTGGGGTGGCTTCTCGGAGGCGAGCACATTGACCGCTACATGCTGTTGGGAATGGTGGTGATTGTCGCGGCCGTAATTCTGGTGACCAGTTCAAAGCTGCGTTCGGGAAAATTACAGCCAAGCCAGCAGGCGTCGCCCTGCGAAGCTGGGGCGGATTGA
- a CDS encoding acyloxyacyl hydrolase encodes MALRILLLLLLSQFTTAFAQTKSVSAEFYTDALRAGANEYQFWSGYSPTSIMWIGKTEARRLFMVGAGWHRVLLAGNSVAWKFTVDAVPLILVSQPTITGLEPTFTGTFPDVVFAGCNGPPVTFETVNNPKLTPPPGSESCPHSSRRTTYGFGLEPVGFDFNFRRRHRFQPIVGINGGFAKFTRDVPISNSNSFNFTFSLRGGVQIFTSESRSVTIGYRFHHISNANTGNPFNPGIDSNFIYAGYSFHR; translated from the coding sequence ATGGCCCTGCGCATACTTCTCCTTCTGCTCCTCTCGCAGTTCACAACCGCATTCGCGCAAACGAAGTCCGTTTCTGCCGAGTTTTACACTGATGCTCTTCGCGCTGGAGCTAATGAGTATCAGTTCTGGTCGGGCTATTCACCAACTTCGATCATGTGGATCGGCAAGACCGAAGCTCGACGACTGTTTATGGTGGGCGCTGGATGGCATCGCGTTCTTCTGGCTGGAAATTCCGTAGCGTGGAAATTTACGGTAGACGCTGTGCCCCTAATCCTCGTCTCTCAGCCAACGATTACCGGCCTTGAGCCCACTTTTACCGGGACTTTTCCCGATGTCGTTTTTGCAGGTTGCAACGGACCACCGGTGACCTTCGAGACCGTAAACAATCCAAAGCTAACGCCGCCGCCGGGCTCCGAATCATGTCCGCATTCCAGTAGAAGAACCACATACGGGTTCGGATTGGAACCTGTAGGCTTTGATTTTAACTTTCGCCGGCGGCACAGGTTTCAACCCATTGTGGGAATTAACGGTGGATTCGCGAAGTTTACTCGTGACGTTCCGATCAGCAACTCGAACTCGTTTAATTTCACGTTCTCGCTTCGTGGCGGCGTGCAGATATTCACTAGCGAGTCGCGATCTGTGACGATCGGGTATCGTTTTCATCACATCTCAAATGCCAATACGGGAAATCCATTCAACCCGGGCATAGATTCGAACTTCATTTATGCGGGATACAGCTTTCACCGGTAG
- a CDS encoding FmdB family zinc ribbon protein: MPLYEFQCEKCHHRFEKIQSVAAPDPECVKCGGKVERLLHAPAVQFKGSGWYATDYAKSGTNSKDKSEAKPGDKGDTSSPGKTESKSESKTETKSSSSPKE, encoded by the coding sequence GTGCCTCTTTACGAGTTTCAGTGCGAGAAGTGTCACCATCGCTTCGAGAAGATTCAGAGCGTAGCGGCGCCTGATCCGGAATGTGTGAAGTGCGGAGGCAAAGTCGAACGTCTGCTGCACGCGCCCGCTGTCCAATTCAAGGGCAGTGGATGGTACGCAACCGACTACGCGAAGTCTGGCACCAATTCCAAGGATAAATCGGAAGCGAAACCTGGAGACAAGGGCGATACAAGCTCTCCCGGCAAGACGGAAAGCAAGAGCGAATCGAAGACAGAAACGAAGAGCAGTTCCTCGCCAAAAGAGTAG
- a CDS encoding ATP-binding cassette domain-containing protein, with product MPTPLVEVRELMKVYARGGGLLSRSGAEEMRAVNRVSLEIFPGETLGLVGESGCGKTTLGRMLLRLIEPTSGIIRFDGRDVLTASGADLRRLRRDVQIVFQDPFASLNPRMRVFDIVCEPWIIHAGAGGEVGQGDLHHRAAELLHAVGLDEGALNRYPHEFSGGQRQRIGIARALALKPRFLVLDEPVSALDVSVGAQIVNLLAKLQREFGLTYLFISHSMPIVRYLSTRIAVMRKGEIVEIGDAVQITSSPQHEYTRTLIAATPEVAAF from the coding sequence ATGCCCACGCCGCTGGTTGAGGTCCGGGAACTCATGAAGGTCTATGCGCGTGGAGGCGGGCTGCTCTCACGCTCCGGAGCCGAAGAGATGCGGGCAGTGAATCGAGTTTCTCTGGAGATTTTTCCCGGAGAGACTCTGGGCTTAGTAGGGGAATCCGGATGCGGCAAGACAACTCTGGGACGAATGCTGCTGCGGTTGATTGAGCCTACTTCCGGGATTATCCGCTTTGATGGACGCGATGTATTGACGGCATCGGGAGCAGACTTGCGTCGCTTGCGGCGCGATGTGCAGATTGTTTTTCAGGATCCATTCGCGTCGCTCAATCCGCGAATGCGTGTCTTCGACATCGTGTGCGAGCCTTGGATCATTCACGCTGGCGCTGGCGGAGAGGTCGGACAAGGTGATCTTCACCATCGAGCCGCTGAACTGCTGCATGCTGTGGGACTAGACGAAGGTGCGCTGAATCGTTATCCGCACGAGTTCTCCGGCGGACAGCGTCAGCGTATTGGCATTGCGCGAGCGCTTGCGCTTAAGCCGCGATTTCTCGTGCTCGACGAGCCAGTATCCGCACTGGATGTGAGTGTGGGCGCGCAAATCGTGAATCTGCTCGCTAAGCTGCAGCGCGAGTTTGGGCTTACGTATCTGTTCATCTCACATTCCATGCCGATTGTGCGCTATCTCTCGACGCGGATCGCAGTGATGCGCAAGGGCGAGATCGTCGAAATCGGCGATGCAGTGCAAATCACTTCGTCACCGCAGCACGAATACACCAGGACACTCATCGCCGCGACTCCGGAAGTTGCAGCGTTCTAA
- a CDS encoding DUF2393 family protein, with amino-acid sequence MSGNLLRLSNVGGTIHVMGGSSSHVPSFGAPSGSEERSRPPIVPIAIGVVLVLAVIGLFAFFGRRGTNQNATPGTADPYAANLAIFDVAMSTAANFAGQEVTYIEGKIKNNGNKSVKNVLVQFVFHDSLGQVAQREPGQRLMVITTREPYIDIAPLANAPLHPGQTKEFRQTFEHVSADWNMHLPEITVVRTSTD; translated from the coding sequence ATGAGTGGCAATCTGCTGCGTCTAAGTAACGTAGGCGGTACAATCCACGTCATGGGCGGCTCTTCCAGTCACGTGCCCTCGTTCGGCGCGCCATCGGGTAGCGAAGAACGGTCGCGTCCACCGATAGTTCCGATTGCGATTGGCGTCGTGCTGGTTCTCGCGGTCATCGGGCTGTTCGCCTTTTTTGGACGACGCGGCACAAACCAGAACGCAACTCCTGGCACAGCCGACCCATACGCAGCGAACCTGGCGATCTTTGACGTTGCGATGAGCACAGCGGCGAACTTTGCCGGGCAGGAAGTCACTTATATCGAAGGTAAGATCAAGAACAACGGGAATAAATCTGTCAAAAACGTCCTGGTACAGTTCGTCTTCCACGACTCCTTAGGGCAAGTAGCTCAACGCGAGCCCGGACAACGTCTGATGGTGATCACCACGCGCGAGCCGTACATAGACATTGCACCGCTGGCCAATGCGCCATTGCACCCGGGGCAGACCAAAGAATTCAGGCAGACTTTCGAACACGTGAGCGCAGACTGGAACATGCACCTTCCCGAGATCACGGTCGTTCGAACCTCCACCGACTAA
- a CDS encoding lysophospholipid acyltransferase family protein has product MDNRSSLIEVEEQQSSMTAPARLPHWLSRLRSYFVLDPLIFSYTCLLGSGSFAASFVDRGGAKQHAIARTWSRWILRTAMCPVRVVGLDRVDTSRPAVYAANHISALDIPLLFANLPFQFRILAKQHLFRYPFVGGYLKRSGQYPVDHSNARASIRSLGKAIEGLKSGMPLVIFPEGGRAADGHIMPFMSGAFYASIKAQVPVVPIAIVGTFEALPMNTYHIQPRELLLLIGEPISPANFTTRDMGSLAAATQRAIEDMYYTNAHVPDPRRQA; this is encoded by the coding sequence GTGGATAATCGCTCCAGCTTGATCGAGGTTGAAGAGCAGCAGAGTTCCATGACGGCGCCAGCACGGCTACCTCATTGGCTTAGCCGGCTGCGCTCCTATTTCGTTTTGGATCCGTTGATTTTTTCCTACACGTGCCTGCTGGGGAGCGGTTCGTTTGCTGCGTCGTTTGTGGATCGTGGGGGAGCGAAGCAACATGCGATTGCGCGGACGTGGTCACGATGGATTTTGCGTACGGCGATGTGTCCGGTGCGGGTTGTGGGTCTCGATCGCGTCGATACCTCTCGCCCCGCGGTGTATGCGGCCAACCACATCTCCGCCCTCGATATCCCGTTGCTGTTCGCGAATTTGCCGTTTCAGTTCCGCATTCTGGCGAAGCAACACCTGTTTCGGTATCCCTTCGTGGGCGGTTATCTGAAGCGATCGGGACAGTATCCAGTCGATCACAGTAATGCGCGCGCTTCTATTCGTAGCCTGGGCAAGGCGATTGAAGGTTTGAAATCGGGAATGCCCTTGGTGATCTTTCCCGAAGGTGGACGCGCCGCCGATGGGCACATCATGCCGTTCATGAGCGGAGCATTTTACGCGTCGATCAAAGCGCAAGTCCCGGTGGTGCCGATAGCAATTGTAGGCACGTTTGAAGCATTGCCGATGAACACCTATCACATTCAGCCGCGAGAGTTGTTGCTTCTGATTGGTGAGCCGATCTCGCCGGCGAATTTCACAACTCGCGACATGGGATCCCTTGCTGCCGCCACGCAGCGCGCCATCGAAGATATGTACTACACGAATGCGCACGTGCCCGATCCGCGCCGACAGGCGTGA
- a CDS encoding folylpolyglutamate synthase/dihydrofolate synthase family protein: MATSYQSAVESLLSLAPELWTQQGQTPRHKFDLQHMRVLTEALGHPERRFPSIIIAGTNGKGSTSAMLASILHQAGYRTGLYTSPHLVRVNERIAIDDEAISDPEFAEMHGRIEDISQTLVQAGKLEQHPSFFETLTAMAFEHFASTDVDIAVLEVGIGGRLDATNVADPLLSVITDISLDHTEWLGNTLTEIAHEKAGIIRPKGTLVTLPQHPEVNDALGDAVRTLGARVVNASTYVPPITPASEAFEAESGGAPHNRYPLDVLGEQVTIDSPLAGRHQLRNAALATAAAVELKQSFGYEISAQQIAAGVASTRWPGRFQVIPGSPEVVLDVAHNPDGAWALRSALTSRYQGQPVTIIFGAMRDKAIAEIGEILFPLAEEVIATRVNSPRAASAEEIRELTAHVGTTIISAESLQQAVEVARQRNRSIVITGSVYLVGEALERLKHAH; this comes from the coding sequence TTGGCCACTTCCTACCAATCTGCGGTTGAGAGCCTGCTGTCGCTTGCTCCGGAGCTCTGGACGCAGCAGGGCCAGACACCTCGGCACAAGTTCGATCTCCAGCACATGCGAGTGCTCACGGAGGCGCTTGGGCATCCCGAGCGACGCTTTCCCAGCATCATTATTGCGGGCACGAATGGCAAAGGATCGACTTCGGCAATGCTTGCCAGCATCCTTCACCAAGCAGGTTATCGAACTGGGCTCTACACGTCGCCTCATCTTGTGCGCGTGAATGAGCGCATCGCGATCGACGACGAGGCGATCAGCGATCCGGAATTCGCGGAGATGCATGGGCGCATCGAAGACATCTCGCAAACTCTGGTTCAGGCGGGCAAGCTGGAACAGCATCCGAGCTTCTTTGAGACGCTCACCGCGATGGCCTTTGAGCATTTTGCGAGCACAGACGTAGACATCGCGGTACTGGAAGTTGGCATCGGCGGAAGGCTGGATGCTACCAATGTAGCCGATCCGCTGCTATCCGTGATCACCGACATCTCGCTCGATCACACGGAATGGCTCGGCAACACGCTTACCGAGATCGCTCACGAAAAGGCGGGGATTATTCGCCCGAAGGGGACGCTGGTGACTCTGCCGCAGCATCCTGAGGTAAACGACGCCCTAGGCGACGCTGTTCGCACCCTCGGCGCGCGCGTGGTGAACGCGAGCACGTACGTCCCGCCGATTACCCCCGCGTCGGAGGCGTTCGAGGCAGAGTCGGGCGGGGCGCCTCATAATCGTTACCCGCTGGACGTCTTGGGCGAGCAAGTGACGATCGATTCTCCGCTCGCCGGTCGGCATCAACTGCGCAACGCTGCTTTGGCCACCGCCGCTGCGGTGGAATTGAAGCAGAGCTTTGGATACGAAATCTCTGCTCAACAGATCGCTGCGGGCGTCGCAAGCACGCGCTGGCCGGGAAGATTCCAGGTGATTCCCGGCTCGCCTGAGGTCGTGCTCGATGTGGCTCACAATCCTGATGGAGCCTGGGCACTGCGCTCCGCGCTGACGTCGCGCTATCAGGGACAGCCAGTCACGATCATTTTTGGCGCGATGCGCGACAAAGCTATCGCTGAAATTGGTGAGATTCTTTTCCCATTAGCGGAAGAGGTGATTGCTACCCGTGTAAACAGTCCGCGCGCTGCTTCGGCGGAAGAGATTCGCGAGCTTACCGCGCACGTGGGAACTACGATCATCAGCGCGGAGTCTTTGCAACAGGCGGTTGAGGTTGCGCGCCAGCGCAATCGGTCTATCGTGATTACCGGTTCGGTTTACCTGGTGGGAGAGGCTCTGGAACGTCTCAAACACGCTCATTAG